One Exiguobacterium sp. BMC-KP genomic window, TCCTGACCTGCTATACTGATTGTAAAGATTCCGAAAGTTTTTTAATAATTCTGTTAAGTAAGGAGTACTTGAAATGGATGAACCGATACGATCACGGTCAAAGAAAAAAAAGAAGCGTTCTTGGTTCAAGCGTCTTGTTTTTTTATTTTTGATCATTTTAGTAACCGGCGGTGCAGCATTCGCTTACGTCGCCAATAAGACCCTTCAAACGGCTAATGAGACAAAGGTCGACTTAGCACGCGGAGACAAGTCAGAAAAACGGGAAGCTGCAATCGACTTGACGAAGGACCATTTCTCCGTCTTGCTTGTCGGAACGGATGAACGTCCAGGAGACACGTCTTCCCGCGCTGATACGATGATTATCGCAACGTTCAATAAAACAGATCAGACCGTAGACATGGTTAGCATTCCCCGAGATTCTCTCGTCCAAATCCCTTCTGTCGGATATGAAGATAAAATTAACCATTCGTACGCTTATGGAGGAATCGATTCGACGATCGAGACAGTCGAAACGTTATTTGATATTCCTGTAGACTACTACGCCTCCATCAACTTTAATGGTGTCGTTGCTATCGTCGATGCGCTCGGCGGTATTGATGTCG contains:
- a CDS encoding LCP family protein; this translates as MDEPIRSRSKKKKKRSWFKRLVFLFLIILVTGGAAFAYVANKTLQTANETKVDLARGDKSEKREAAIDLTKDHFSVLLVGTDERPGDTSSRADTMIIATFNKTDQTVDMVSIPRDSLVQIPSVGYEDKINHSYAYGGIDSTIETVETLFDIPVDYYASINFNGVVAIVDALGGIDVDVKLPIDTLDSSDKRNSIKLEPGQQTLNGEEALAYARMRYEDPEGDIGRTKRQQQIVQAIIEQSTSFGSITKLNDLMDATGDNFKTNMSLTEAFQLQPFVKSLGSINRIDLTGSDTKINGVYYYQIDPLSLAEAKTTLKEQLNLPADDATDMTTSEEATDDTTTTIN